A stretch of the Glutamicibacter sp. JL.03c genome encodes the following:
- a CDS encoding aspartate kinase gives MGLIVQKFGGSSVSDAEGIKRVARRIIDTKSQGHDVVVVVSAMGDTTDDLLDLAGQLTDDAPAREMDMLLSAGERISMSLLAMAIDQFGEQAASFTGSQAGLITDSTHGKARIMEVSPQRVRRAIDRGFIAIVAGFQGMSKESNNITTMGRGGSDTTAVALAAALGADVCEIYTDVDGVYTADPRVVASAKKIEKITSEEMLEMAASGSKILHLRCVEYARRFGVPLHVRSSFSTHEGTWVLPNPDDKITIQEGEPLEQPIISGVAHDHSEAKVTVIGVPDIPGKAAQIFGVIAAAQANIDMIVQNISTHGSGKTDISFTLPMTETKNVLGALNTAKGEIGFEDIEHNDEVGKLSLIGAGMRSNPGVSFTFFEALHNAGVNVDMISTSEIRISVVTDADKLNDAVRAIHTAFDLDTDVEATVYGGTGR, from the coding sequence ATGGGCCTAATTGTTCAAAAATTTGGCGGTTCGTCAGTTTCAGATGCCGAAGGCATCAAGCGTGTGGCGCGTCGAATTATTGACACCAAGTCCCAGGGACACGACGTTGTTGTAGTTGTCTCTGCGATGGGCGACACCACCGATGACCTGCTGGATCTGGCAGGCCAGCTCACCGACGATGCGCCGGCACGCGAAATGGACATGCTGCTCTCCGCGGGCGAACGCATTTCCATGTCCCTGCTGGCCATGGCCATTGACCAGTTCGGCGAACAGGCTGCTTCCTTCACCGGATCGCAGGCTGGCCTGATCACCGACTCCACTCACGGAAAAGCACGCATCATGGAGGTTTCCCCCCAGCGTGTCCGTCGCGCCATCGACCGCGGCTTCATCGCGATCGTTGCCGGCTTCCAGGGCATGAGCAAGGAATCGAACAACATCACCACCATGGGACGTGGCGGCTCGGACACCACCGCAGTGGCTTTGGCTGCCGCTTTGGGCGCCGATGTCTGCGAAATCTACACCGATGTGGACGGCGTCTATACCGCCGACCCGCGCGTTGTCGCTTCGGCGAAAAAGATCGAGAAAATCACCAGCGAAGAAATGCTGGAGATGGCCGCCAGCGGATCCAAGATCCTGCACCTGCGTTGCGTGGAATACGCTCGACGCTTTGGCGTGCCATTGCATGTGCGCTCTTCATTCAGCACTCACGAGGGCACCTGGGTGCTCCCGAACCCCGACGACAAAATCACGATTCAAGAGGGAGAACCCTTGGAACAGCCAATCATCTCAGGTGTCGCCCACGACCACTCCGAAGCCAAGGTCACCGTCATCGGCGTGCCTGACATCCCTGGCAAGGCAGCCCAGATCTTCGGCGTGATCGCCGCGGCCCAGGCAAATATCGACATGATCGTCCAGAACATTTCGACCCATGGCTCGGGCAAAACCGACATCTCCTTCACCCTGCCGATGACCGAGACCAAGAACGTGCTTGGCGCATTGAACACCGCCAAAGGCGAGATCGGCTTCGAGGACATCGAGCACAACGACGAGGTCGGCAAGCTGTCGCTGATCGGCGCGGGCATGCGCTCGAACCCGGGCGTTTCCTTCACCTTCTTCGAGGCCCTGCACAACGCTGGAGTGAACGTGGATATGATCTCCACCTCCGAGATCCGCATCTCCGTGGTCACCGATGCGGACAAGCTCAACGACGCGGTTCGCGCCATCCACACCGCGTTCGATTTGGACACCGATGTGGAAGCCACCGTCTACGGCGGCACCGGCCGCTAA
- a CDS encoding MarR family winged helix-turn-helix transcriptional regulator yields MDTTSADASHCAKDRADRYSLAEQELFSLIAVTARFKRELAHRLNGQLTPGYLPVLGLILRNGRITQSEICEKLLVDKATLSRMISKLEQLDLVVREVNAEDRRASDLLPTEYAKERWHSGFEEWRHELRSRMSNWADDDLDTLVELLGRLNLEIQAI; encoded by the coding sequence GTGGATACCACCAGTGCGGATGCTTCACACTGCGCCAAGGATCGCGCAGACCGCTATTCATTGGCAGAACAGGAACTGTTTTCGCTGATTGCGGTCACCGCACGATTCAAGCGCGAGCTCGCCCATCGGCTCAACGGACAGTTGACGCCAGGCTACTTGCCGGTTCTCGGGCTCATCTTGCGCAACGGCCGGATCACCCAATCAGAAATTTGCGAGAAGCTGCTGGTCGACAAGGCCACGCTCTCCCGCATGATCTCCAAGCTCGAACAGCTTGATCTGGTGGTTCGCGAAGTCAACGCGGAAGACCGCAGGGCTTCGGACTTGCTGCCCACCGAATACGCCAAGGAACGGTGGCACAGCGGTTTCGAAGAGTGGCGCCACGAGCTTCGTTCACGCATGAGCAACTGGGCTGACGATGATCTGGACACGCTGGTGGAACTGCTGGGCCGGCTGAATCTGGAAATCCAGGCGATCTAG
- a CDS encoding MFS transporter: MTAIAPVAKPKMTHREILTALTGILMGMFVSILANTVVSSSLPVIVSDLNGSQTSYTWVVTATLLATTISTPIWGKLADLGNRKLLLQISLAIFVLASAAAGFSQSTSFLIAMRVIQGLAGGGVGALAQIVMADFLSPRERGKYMGLFGAVMAIGTVGGPLIGGFVTDTINWRWNFFIALPFAIAAVALIQRTLHLPAIAKRKVKIDYWGILLLSGGVSLLLIWMSLGGSEFEWASTTSLLMVVGAAVLLAAFILVEIKSSEPLLSMSLFKNRTFTFAVIASLAVGVSMFGTSVFLSQYMIMARGASATMAGLMTFPLMGGLLVISTIGGQIISRTGKWKPLVVLGSVLIVLGLFLLGTIHYNTNYALVASFMFILGAGMGLVMQNMVLVVQNSVDIKELGVASSSVNFFRTLGGTAGTAGLGAILAATIPNMIADRQADLMQAIGSLGAKGQEVAQVLSSGNLPTISTLPEPVRVIFESIYGDAVPSLFTFAAPLSLIVVIAVCLIPNQSLTTQTASERMQEVDAEAALGANGLAAGNENADAQIQEQVAASNQAPGASTKSTGK; this comes from the coding sequence ATGACCGCAATCGCACCGGTCGCCAAGCCCAAGATGACGCACCGTGAAATCCTCACCGCCCTTACCGGCATCCTCATGGGCATGTTCGTCTCGATCTTGGCCAACACCGTCGTATCCAGTTCCCTGCCAGTGATCGTCTCCGACCTCAACGGCAGCCAGACCTCCTACACCTGGGTAGTCACCGCCACTCTGCTGGCAACCACCATCTCGACTCCGATCTGGGGCAAGCTCGCCGACCTCGGCAACCGCAAGCTGCTGCTGCAGATCTCGCTGGCGATCTTCGTCCTGGCATCCGCTGCAGCCGGTTTCTCGCAGAGCACCAGCTTCCTGATCGCCATGCGCGTCATCCAGGGCCTGGCCGGCGGTGGCGTCGGCGCCTTGGCGCAGATCGTCATGGCCGACTTCCTCTCGCCCCGCGAGCGCGGCAAGTACATGGGCCTGTTTGGCGCTGTCATGGCCATTGGCACCGTGGGCGGACCGCTGATCGGCGGATTCGTCACCGACACCATCAACTGGCGCTGGAACTTCTTCATCGCCCTGCCTTTCGCCATCGCCGCTGTCGCGCTGATCCAGCGCACCCTGCACCTTCCAGCCATCGCCAAGCGCAAGGTCAAGATCGACTACTGGGGCATCCTCCTGCTCTCCGGCGGCGTCTCGCTGCTGCTGATCTGGATGTCGCTGGGTGGCTCCGAATTCGAATGGGCTTCCACCACCAGCCTGCTGATGGTCGTCGGCGCGGCAGTCCTGCTCGCCGCTTTCATCCTGGTGGAAATCAAGTCCTCCGAACCACTGCTGAGCATGTCGCTGTTCAAGAACCGCACCTTCACCTTCGCGGTGATCGCTTCGCTGGCAGTTGGCGTGTCGATGTTCGGCACTTCGGTCTTCCTCAGCCAGTACATGATCATGGCCCGTGGCGCTTCGGCCACCATGGCCGGGCTCATGACCTTCCCGCTGATGGGAGGGCTGCTGGTCATCTCCACCATCGGCGGCCAGATCATTTCCCGCACCGGAAAGTGGAAGCCGCTGGTGGTCCTCGGTTCCGTATTGATCGTTCTCGGCCTGTTCCTGCTGGGAACCATCCACTACAACACCAACTACGCGCTGGTTGCCTCATTCATGTTCATCCTGGGCGCCGGCATGGGCCTGGTCATGCAGAACATGGTGCTGGTCGTGCAGAACTCCGTTGACATCAAGGAACTGGGCGTCGCGTCCTCCTCGGTCAACTTCTTCCGCACCCTGGGCGGCACCGCCGGCACCGCCGGACTGGGCGCCATCCTGGCGGCCACCATTCCGAATATGATTGCCGACCGCCAGGCGGATCTGATGCAGGCCATCGGATCGCTGGGAGCGAAGGGCCAGGAAGTCGCACAGGTGCTGTCCTCGGGCAACCTGCCAACCATCTCCACCCTGCCTGAGCCAGTGCGCGTCATCTTCGAATCGATCTACGGTGACGCAGTGCCATCGCTGTTCACCTTCGCCGCTCCGCTGTCGCTGATTGTCGTGATCGCCGTCTGCTTGATCCCCAACCAGTCGCTGACCACTCAAACCGCTTCCGAGCGCATGCAGGAAGTCGACGCAGAAGCTGCTCTGGGCGCCAACGGCTTGGCTGCCGGCAATGAGAATGCCGACGCTCAAATCCAGGAGCAGGTTGCCGCCAGCAACCAGGCTCCGGGAGCATCGACGAAGTCGACCGGCAAATAG
- a CDS encoding DNA polymerase III subunit gamma and tau — protein sequence MSTALYRRYRPDTFADVIGQEHVTAPLMTALEKNRVNHAYLFSGPRGCGKTTSARILARCLNCEQGPTPVPCGTCPSCVELANGGPGSLDVIEIDAASHGGVDDARDLRERATFAPTRDRYKIFIIDEAHMVTAAGFNALLKIVEEPPAHIKFIFATTEPEKVIGTIRSRTHHYPFRLVPPEALLAYLQVLCERENVAVAEGVLPLVIRAGGGSVRDTLSVLDQLMAGAREGTLDYETAIALLGYTHSTLLDEVTLSLHEADGAGLFGAIDRIIQTGLDPRRFVEDILERFRDLIIAKAMPEGLEKILRGVPVDQLEALRLQAGLVGAGELSRWADVTNKALSEMTGATSPRLHLELLAARLMLPGSENSISSFAARLDRLERHAMTGGELPALDEEQADGSSASLGAAPNPGAARQGAAAVREALAAAKARREGMPAPQVQAPVEQPEAPAQVEEPAQPVQPQPVQPQPVQSRPVQEEPVQAQQPEQRQQAPQTEADDQPQFANDDPNAPLDPDAQSSLNTGEAADWGATWGPKDDSYSVTTEVQPGPSVPAARPEGVAPFSLVPDPSSGEDLSFGTGVSIDDVKQNPAMAEFARKAAESRAQQPAARAPQQQSPAQTPAPAAAPAQQPDQAELDAQRQAAQQAQAQQEQAQREAQERAAREQAEREAQERAAREQAQQQQQQTRPAQPSQQPGAGSPVQKFQQAWPMILEQLQGNSRVLHSMVATYGSVAGFDGRTLTLAFSNTGPIVNLRNRPDLMNTLTGVVSQFAGSPIEIVLTEGGSNPAGGGSPKGERRPLPAQTPAPTKFTKPVTSAGVAARAARAQAAAPAPTASPSSPASSPAASPPATPQPRATDGYVSSYDDVPPPYDEPFMDEPPFPDDPYYSPEPAAQREPQRQPESAQPHETIERPDQAAQAASSPEPRQPSAPRSFGGPPVAPKPRMTAGLSARQAEVGTPNIPRPVSSTPLHPQSTTDSFQNLAVRDTAEPAPQVHKPAASQLPAASAPVVAPAAQAPAPAASQRQVQATARTEAPVQPAPPRPEPAPEAAPGWGAPQQEQAAASEPAAPAAGQRMSRYQQLMNQAKSSPSAPAPPQAAGGWGGPSASASPVQHQEPEEFVPSDDDIEVEDSALIGVPAVERLLGGMVIEQRDVNGNVVEIKRSL from the coding sequence GTGAGTACAGCGCTATATCGCAGGTATCGTCCCGATACGTTTGCCGACGTCATCGGACAAGAGCACGTCACTGCTCCCCTGATGACGGCTCTGGAGAAAAACCGTGTTAATCACGCGTACCTCTTCTCCGGTCCGCGCGGTTGCGGCAAGACGACCTCCGCACGAATCCTTGCTCGTTGCCTGAACTGCGAACAGGGTCCGACGCCGGTTCCCTGTGGCACTTGCCCGAGCTGTGTTGAGCTGGCCAATGGCGGCCCCGGCTCGCTGGATGTCATCGAAATCGACGCGGCCAGCCACGGTGGCGTGGATGATGCCCGCGACCTGCGCGAGCGGGCGACCTTCGCTCCGACCCGTGACCGCTACAAGATCTTCATCATCGATGAGGCCCATATGGTCACCGCGGCTGGCTTCAATGCCCTGCTGAAGATCGTTGAAGAGCCGCCGGCGCATATCAAGTTCATCTTCGCGACGACGGAACCCGAGAAGGTTATCGGGACCATTCGTTCCCGTACCCATCACTACCCATTCCGCCTGGTTCCGCCGGAAGCCTTGCTGGCCTACCTGCAGGTTTTGTGCGAACGCGAAAACGTTGCGGTAGCCGAGGGCGTGCTTCCGCTGGTGATCCGCGCTGGTGGCGGTTCGGTCCGAGATACCCTCTCGGTTCTCGACCAGCTGATGGCTGGTGCCCGTGAGGGAACGCTTGATTATGAGACTGCCATTGCGTTGCTGGGCTACACCCATTCGACCCTTTTGGATGAGGTGACGCTGTCCCTTCACGAGGCTGACGGTGCTGGGCTCTTTGGCGCCATTGACCGCATTATCCAGACCGGTTTGGATCCGCGGCGCTTTGTCGAAGACATCCTTGAGCGCTTCCGCGACCTGATCATCGCCAAGGCGATGCCAGAAGGCCTGGAAAAGATCCTGCGTGGCGTGCCCGTAGACCAGCTGGAGGCCCTGCGCTTGCAGGCCGGCTTGGTCGGCGCGGGCGAGCTATCACGCTGGGCTGATGTCACCAATAAGGCGCTGAGCGAGATGACCGGCGCGACCTCTCCGCGTTTGCATTTGGAGCTGCTCGCAGCCCGTTTGATGCTCCCGGGTTCCGAAAACTCGATCTCTTCCTTTGCTGCTCGTTTGGATCGACTCGAACGCCATGCGATGACCGGCGGGGAGCTTCCTGCCCTTGATGAGGAGCAAGCAGATGGCTCCTCGGCTTCGCTCGGCGCTGCGCCGAATCCCGGTGCTGCCCGCCAGGGTGCTGCCGCGGTGCGTGAAGCCTTGGCTGCGGCCAAGGCCCGCCGTGAGGGCATGCCTGCACCACAGGTGCAGGCACCGGTTGAACAGCCAGAAGCCCCGGCTCAGGTCGAAGAGCCTGCCCAACCGGTTCAGCCTCAGCCAGTTCAGCCTCAGCCAGTTCAGTCGCGGCCGGTCCAGGAAGAACCTGTTCAGGCTCAGCAGCCTGAACAGCGTCAGCAGGCACCTCAGACCGAGGCCGATGACCAGCCACAATTTGCCAATGATGATCCCAACGCCCCGTTGGATCCCGATGCGCAATCCTCGCTGAATACCGGAGAAGCTGCCGATTGGGGTGCAACGTGGGGGCCGAAGGATGATAGCTATTCGGTGACCACCGAGGTGCAGCCTGGTCCAAGTGTTCCTGCCGCGCGCCCTGAGGGTGTTGCACCATTCAGCTTGGTTCCAGACCCCTCCAGCGGCGAGGACCTGTCCTTCGGCACCGGGGTCTCCATCGATGATGTGAAGCAGAACCCGGCCATGGCCGAATTCGCTCGCAAGGCTGCAGAATCCCGCGCCCAGCAACCGGCTGCCCGTGCCCCTCAGCAGCAGTCGCCTGCCCAGACTCCTGCCCCGGCGGCAGCTCCAGCTCAGCAGCCTGATCAGGCAGAGCTCGATGCCCAGCGCCAGGCAGCACAACAGGCACAGGCTCAGCAAGAGCAAGCACAGCGCGAAGCGCAAGAACGCGCCGCACGTGAACAAGCCGAACGCGAAGCCCAGGAACGCGCCGCTCGCGAACAAGCGCAACAGCAGCAGCAGCAAACTCGACCTGCACAGCCGTCGCAGCAGCCCGGCGCCGGTTCCCCGGTCCAGAAGTTCCAGCAGGCATGGCCGATGATCCTGGAGCAGCTGCAGGGCAATTCCCGCGTGCTGCACTCGATGGTGGCAACCTACGGATCCGTGGCCGGCTTTGATGGCCGCACGCTCACCTTGGCTTTCAGCAATACCGGGCCCATCGTGAACCTGCGCAATCGTCCGGATTTGATGAACACCTTGACCGGGGTTGTTTCGCAATTCGCCGGGTCACCCATAGAAATAGTGCTCACCGAAGGCGGATCCAACCCGGCTGGCGGTGGTTCCCCAAAAGGTGAGCGCCGGCCACTTCCGGCGCAAACCCCAGCACCAACCAAGTTCACTAAGCCTGTAACTTCTGCTGGGGTAGCTGCGCGTGCCGCGCGCGCGCAAGCTGCCGCCCCGGCACCAACTGCCAGTCCTTCATCCCCGGCTTCTTCGCCTGCGGCATCGCCTCCGGCGACGCCGCAGCCGCGTGCCACCGATGGATACGTCAGCTCCTACGATGATGTGCCGCCGCCCTATGACGAGCCGTTCATGGATGAACCTCCGTTCCCGGATGACCCGTACTATTCCCCGGAACCGGCAGCGCAGCGCGAGCCGCAGCGCCAGCCCGAATCAGCTCAGCCTCACGAGACTATCGAGCGGCCAGATCAGGCGGCCCAGGCCGCTTCGTCTCCCGAGCCACGCCAGCCCAGCGCGCCACGCAGTTTTGGCGGCCCTCCGGTAGCGCCGAAGCCTCGCATGACCGCAGGGCTCAGCGCTCGCCAGGCGGAAGTCGGTACGCCGAATATTCCGCGGCCGGTTTCGAGCACCCCCTTGCACCCGCAGAGCACCACGGATTCGTTCCAGAACCTGGCCGTGCGCGACACCGCGGAACCGGCGCCGCAGGTCCACAAACCGGCAGCCTCGCAACTTCCGGCTGCTTCGGCACCGGTGGTTGCGCCAGCAGCGCAAGCTCCTGCACCCGCCGCGTCACAGCGGCAGGTCCAGGCCACGGCCCGGACTGAAGCTCCAGTCCAGCCGGCACCACCCAGGCCCGAGCCGGCCCCGGAAGCCGCCCCTGGCTGGGGTGCGCCTCAGCAGGAGCAGGCCGCCGCAAGCGAGCCGGCTGCACCAGCAGCCGGCCAGCGCATGAGCCGCTATCAGCAGCTGATGAACCAGGCCAAGAGCTCTCCGAGCGCACCGGCGCCACCCCAGGCCGCCGGCGGCTGGGGCGGCCCTTCCGCTTCGGCAAGCCCCGTACAGCACCAGGAACCTGAGGAGTTCGTCCCGAGCGATGACGACATCGAGGTCGAGGATTCAGCGCTCATCGGCGTGCCCGCAGTGGAACGCCTGCTCGGTGGCATGGTGATTGAACAGCGGGATGTGAACGGCAATGTCGTGGAGATCAAACGCAGCCTGTAG
- the gluQRS gene encoding tRNA glutamyl-Q(34) synthetase GluQRS — protein MGAGRFAPSPSGPLHLGNLRTAILAWLFARSTHRDFLLRIEDLDRVRSGAEATQIAELESLGLAFDGPLLRQSERLPIYFDAVEQLKKQDLLFPCFCSRKDIAEAASAPHAAPGAYPGTCRDLSAAEREAKAKERPAALRLRAEVTEFSIHDQLAGDYTGVVDDFVLVRNDGAPAYNLAVVVDDALSGIDQVVRADDLLTSAPRQGYLATLLGYDVTEYAHVPLALNAKGQRLAKRDGAVTLEEITEHGVHPADVVAILLESLGLPSTSLQAALEAFDPVNLPREPWIVEPENIVQQLMPRASRNR, from the coding sequence GTGGGCGCTGGCCGTTTCGCCCCTAGCCCTTCCGGGCCACTCCACCTTGGCAATTTGCGCACGGCAATCCTCGCATGGCTTTTTGCCCGTTCCACGCACCGCGACTTCTTGTTGCGGATCGAAGATCTTGACCGAGTCCGTTCCGGAGCCGAGGCCACCCAGATCGCCGAGCTGGAGTCCCTGGGACTGGCTTTCGACGGCCCGCTCTTGCGTCAATCCGAACGTCTGCCGATTTACTTTGACGCCGTAGAACAGCTCAAAAAACAGGATCTTCTCTTCCCTTGCTTCTGCTCGCGCAAGGACATCGCCGAAGCCGCCAGCGCACCGCACGCAGCCCCCGGCGCGTACCCGGGAACCTGCCGGGATCTGAGCGCCGCTGAACGCGAGGCCAAGGCAAAGGAGCGTCCAGCCGCCCTGCGCTTGCGCGCCGAGGTCACCGAATTCTCGATTCACGACCAGTTGGCTGGCGATTACACGGGCGTCGTGGATGATTTTGTCCTCGTCCGCAATGACGGTGCCCCCGCCTACAATTTGGCGGTGGTTGTCGATGACGCGCTGAGCGGAATCGATCAAGTGGTGCGCGCAGATGATCTGCTTACCTCTGCCCCGCGCCAAGGGTATCTTGCAACGCTGTTGGGCTACGACGTGACGGAGTACGCCCATGTGCCACTGGCGTTGAATGCCAAGGGCCAGCGACTGGCCAAGCGAGATGGAGCAGTAACACTCGAAGAGATCACCGAACACGGAGTACATCCAGCCGATGTGGTGGCGATTTTGCTAGAGTCATTGGGCTTGCCCAGCACAAGTTTGCAGGCAGCCCTAGAAGCTTTCGATCCGGTGAACCTGCCGCGTGAACCGTGGATCGTTGAACCAGAGAATATCGTCCAACAGCTGATGCCCCGCGCATCACGCAACCGATAG
- a CDS encoding HNH endonuclease signature motif containing protein, with amino-acid sequence MSKREVFHSSDDPRRLHIGPPGQRTTPGDFGLWAAKLDQDNLFAQVAATARKLYELPPASTADQGLETLKVITRLRSMLDAAEAAVLADSYEHAVKASSAQGAQDPLIEAPIDALQDQSSQYYGINPSEETVIRSSFVAEAAMALRSTEANVRDRLFIAEGLRHLCPETLEELSRGEITTRTAQEIVKQSQDLEPEDIQHMQQTLLPIARTATDSAVAHRARKIHERLHPHPIEERHKKSAEDRKVTYWNEPNGMSVIQLYMPAENTLSIINTVNWHAAQHNDPDDERTEQQRRLDIICDALLDGWPAGGGTPLKARVAVTIPALEMLADPRRALADLEGYGPIPIGTALRIAKDAPSFMKVLTDPWSGAVIDVGREKYRPSKALRDLLRSRDIYCRFPGCNRPAETSEIDHIEAWASGGHTSRTNTHLLCKRHQMFKHVLGWQATYLPDGSVNWRSPHGVVCIELPGSVTNVQNFDFEREQTPMLPTVQLNERVRKVLGWFESTDEDTG; translated from the coding sequence ATGAGCAAAAGAGAGGTATTTCACAGCAGCGATGATCCTCGCCGCCTGCATATCGGTCCACCCGGGCAACGCACTACGCCCGGAGATTTCGGGCTATGGGCAGCGAAACTGGATCAAGACAATCTGTTCGCGCAGGTTGCTGCCACAGCGCGCAAGCTCTACGAGCTGCCGCCGGCATCAACAGCGGACCAAGGCCTGGAAACCCTCAAAGTCATAACCCGGCTCCGGAGCATGCTGGATGCCGCAGAAGCGGCAGTGCTTGCAGATTCATACGAGCACGCGGTGAAAGCCTCCAGCGCCCAAGGGGCGCAGGACCCGCTCATTGAAGCACCGATTGATGCGCTCCAGGACCAGTCATCGCAGTACTACGGCATCAATCCTTCGGAAGAGACAGTCATTCGTTCATCGTTTGTCGCGGAAGCCGCCATGGCCTTGCGGTCCACCGAGGCCAATGTACGCGACCGCTTATTTATCGCAGAAGGCCTGCGCCACCTTTGCCCGGAGACCCTGGAAGAGCTAAGCCGGGGCGAGATCACCACCAGGACAGCGCAAGAAATCGTCAAGCAGTCCCAGGACCTTGAACCGGAAGACATCCAGCATATGCAGCAAACCCTGTTGCCCATTGCCCGTACGGCCACCGACTCGGCTGTTGCCCACCGCGCGAGAAAGATCCACGAGCGCCTTCATCCCCACCCCATCGAAGAACGCCACAAGAAGAGCGCCGAGGACCGCAAGGTGACCTATTGGAATGAACCCAATGGCATGTCGGTCATCCAGCTGTATATGCCGGCCGAGAACACCCTGAGCATCATCAACACCGTGAACTGGCATGCGGCACAGCACAACGATCCTGACGATGAACGCACCGAGCAGCAACGCCGCTTGGACATCATCTGCGATGCGCTGCTCGACGGCTGGCCGGCCGGAGGCGGTACCCCCTTGAAGGCACGGGTCGCGGTGACCATTCCTGCCCTTGAAATGCTGGCCGACCCCCGGCGAGCCTTGGCCGATCTGGAAGGCTACGGCCCCATTCCCATCGGGACGGCGCTACGCATTGCCAAAGATGCCCCGTCCTTCATGAAGGTACTCACGGATCCATGGTCCGGCGCCGTGATTGATGTCGGCCGTGAGAAGTACCGTCCGTCCAAGGCACTGCGCGATCTGCTGCGCAGTCGGGATATCTACTGTCGCTTCCCCGGATGCAATCGTCCGGCTGAAACTTCGGAGATCGACCATATCGAGGCCTGGGCCAGCGGGGGACATACTTCGCGCACCAACACGCACTTGCTGTGCAAGCGGCATCAGATGTTCAAGCATGTCTTGGGGTGGCAGGCCACTTATCTTCCTGATGGGTCAGTGAACTGGCGTTCGCCTCACGGGGTGGTATGCATCGAACTTCCCGGAAGTGTCACGAACGTGCAGAATTTCGACTTCGAGAGGGAGCAGACGCCGATGCTTCCTACAGTCCAGCTCAACGAACGGGTGCGCAAGGTTCTGGGATGGTTCGAATCAACGGACGAAGACACCGGTTGA
- a CDS encoding VOC family protein, with product MASVLSEISVDCANPMLLARFWCEVLDFEVREEEAGLVTIGASDGNSGAILMTFAQVPEPKSIKNRLHLDVRPKDADQQQEVDRLLSLGASYADVGQDEDASWVVLADPEGNEFCVLSGNS from the coding sequence ATGGCAAGTGTATTGAGCGAGATTTCCGTGGACTGCGCGAACCCGATGCTTCTGGCACGCTTCTGGTGCGAAGTGCTGGACTTTGAAGTTCGTGAAGAGGAAGCCGGATTGGTCACCATCGGTGCTTCCGATGGGAACAGCGGGGCCATCCTAATGACCTTCGCCCAGGTTCCTGAACCGAAATCAATCAAGAACAGGCTTCACCTCGATGTGCGGCCGAAGGACGCAGACCAGCAGCAAGAAGTCGATCGCCTGCTGTCTCTTGGCGCCTCGTACGCGGACGTTGGCCAGGATGAGGACGCGAGCTGGGTAGTGCTCGCCGATCCGGAAGGCAATGAGTTCTGCGTCCTCTCCGGCAACAGCTAA
- a CDS encoding isopenicillin N synthase family dioxygenase: protein MKNVVTEIPVLDISTSRNADGSFNENFVAALRDAAHRVGFFQIVGYSSQEGQDQELLDTIAEFFNKPVEQKIKLDNRNSAQFRGYTRMGTEITRGRADAREQIDYGPERDTLAVVPADKPYLNLQGPNQFPEDFPQLEERAMAWAELMNKTGHELLSAIAVGLGLPEDHFDEPFANTPSWMGKLVHYVSGDVVPESGNQGVGLHADYGFVTLLLQDQVGGLQVQPYGQEEWIEVPPTPGALVVNLGEMLEVATDGYLMATIHRVIAPPAGVDRYSVPFFYSPRLDAVIDKVELPAELAAEARGVSDDPENPMLASYGANVLKGWLRAHPQTAAIHYPEVVKAKKSA, encoded by the coding sequence ATGAAAAACGTAGTCACCGAGATCCCAGTCCTCGACATTTCTACCTCGCGCAACGCTGACGGCAGCTTCAACGAAAATTTCGTTGCTGCACTTCGTGACGCGGCCCATCGCGTTGGATTCTTCCAAATCGTTGGCTACAGCTCACAAGAAGGCCAAGACCAAGAGCTGTTGGACACCATTGCCGAGTTCTTCAACAAGCCAGTAGAGCAGAAGATCAAGCTCGACAACCGCAACAGCGCCCAGTTCCGTGGCTACACCCGCATGGGCACCGAGATCACCCGCGGCCGTGCCGACGCCCGCGAACAGATCGACTACGGACCCGAGCGCGACACCCTGGCAGTCGTTCCCGCCGATAAGCCTTATTTGAACCTGCAGGGCCCTAACCAGTTCCCTGAAGATTTCCCGCAGCTTGAAGAACGCGCCATGGCGTGGGCCGAGCTGATGAACAAGACCGGCCATGAGCTGCTTTCAGCCATTGCCGTGGGCTTGGGCTTGCCCGAGGACCACTTCGATGAGCCGTTCGCCAACACCCCGTCGTGGATGGGCAAACTGGTTCATTACGTCTCCGGCGATGTTGTTCCGGAGTCCGGCAACCAAGGCGTTGGCCTGCACGCCGACTACGGCTTCGTCACCCTGCTGCTACAGGACCAGGTTGGCGGACTGCAGGTCCAGCCATACGGCCAGGAGGAGTGGATCGAAGTTCCGCCGACTCCGGGCGCGCTGGTCGTGAACCTCGGCGAAATGCTGGAGGTCGCTACCGACGGCTACCTGATGGCCACCATCCACCGCGTGATCGCACCACCTGCCGGGGTTGATCGCTACTCGGTACCGTTCTTCTACTCGCCACGTCTGGACGCAGTCATCGACAAGGTCGAGCTACCGGCAGAACTGGCAGCCGAAGCCCGCGGCGTCTCCGATGATCCAGAGAACCCGATGTTGGCCTCCTACGGTGCCAATGTTCTCAAGGGCTGGTTGCGTGCCCACCCGCAGACCGCTGCCATCCACTACCCAGAGGTAGTCAAGGCCAAGAAGAGCGCCTAG